One genomic segment of [Phormidium] sp. ETS-05 includes these proteins:
- a CDS encoding 4-Cys prefix domain-containing protein: MLCINPDCIQPQNPDSSKYCQKCGSMLITLLRGRYRITQALGQGDLVKPI, from the coding sequence ATGCTCTGCATTAACCCCGACTGCATCCAACCCCAAAACCCCGATAGCAGCAAATATTGCCAAAAATGTGGCAGTATGCTGATAACCCTATTGCGGGGACGATATCGCATCACCCAAGCTCTCGGACAGGGGGATTTGGTAAAACCTATTTAG
- the yvcK gene encoding gluconeogenesis factor YvcK family protein produces the protein MSNGLLKQALRALEVETRSLSTLWSKTPPRFSQWFKWLAPGLSVKRWLLLIVSGVILSLLGLAISIRLTPIFRVMQFLETFLAKITTIIPNYLSGPLVFLVGILLLVWGQSRTVGSVGAALNPGGEEQLVDVLLNRRRLNRGPKIVAIGGGTGLSTLLRGLKAYSSNITAIVTVADDGGSSGRLRRENGVLPPGDIRNCLAALAAEEELLTELFQYRFRAGKGLVGHSFGNLFLTAMSDITGDLEQAIATSSKVLAVRGQVLPATLTDVNLWAELADGRRITGESSISEAGGQIVKIGCVPAAPVALPKALQAIQEADFIILGPGSLYTSVIPNLLVPEITEAIARRQVPTIYVCNIMTQPGETQGYTVSDHIKAIDRACGSPLFTHVLVQKQVPTAQALIRYAQDNSHPVFVDREDIRKLGREIVYANVMDEDQNTGYVRHNSQLLARVLLRWYSRHQMRARNSSIA, from the coding sequence ATGTCTAATGGTTTACTCAAACAAGCCCTCCGGGCGCTGGAAGTCGAAACCCGCTCTCTGAGTACCCTCTGGAGCAAAACACCGCCTCGATTTAGCCAGTGGTTCAAGTGGCTGGCTCCGGGACTGTCGGTGAAACGCTGGTTGCTGCTCATTGTTAGCGGTGTCATCCTCAGCCTCCTGGGGTTGGCCATTTCTATCCGTCTCACCCCGATTTTCCGGGTGATGCAGTTCTTGGAAACGTTTTTGGCCAAAATTACCACCATCATCCCCAACTACCTTAGCGGCCCACTGGTGTTTCTGGTGGGCATTCTGTTGCTGGTTTGGGGCCAAAGTCGGACGGTGGGCTCCGTGGGAGCTGCCCTCAATCCTGGGGGGGAAGAACAGTTGGTGGATGTGTTGCTCAACCGTCGCCGCTTGAATCGGGGACCGAAAATCGTCGCTATTGGTGGTGGCACTGGTCTTTCTACTCTGCTTAGGGGATTGAAGGCTTATAGTTCTAACATTACGGCGATCGTCACGGTGGCTGATGATGGCGGCTCCTCGGGACGCCTCCGCCGCGAAAATGGTGTGTTGCCCCCTGGGGATATTCGCAACTGTTTGGCTGCTTTGGCTGCAGAAGAAGAGTTGCTCACGGAATTGTTTCAATACCGGTTTCGTGCAGGCAAAGGTTTGGTGGGTCACAGTTTTGGTAATTTGTTTCTCACGGCGATGAGCGACATTACTGGGGATTTGGAGCAGGCGATCGCCACCAGTTCTAAAGTCCTCGCTGTGCGCGGTCAAGTCCTCCCCGCTACCCTCACGGATGTTAATCTGTGGGCAGAACTCGCCGACGGACGCCGCATCACTGGAGAGTCCAGCATCTCGGAAGCTGGCGGCCAAATTGTGAAAATTGGCTGCGTCCCCGCCGCTCCAGTGGCCCTCCCGAAAGCTCTGCAGGCAATTCAGGAAGCAGATTTTATCATTCTCGGTCCGGGCAGTCTTTACACGAGTGTGATTCCTAACCTCCTGGTGCCAGAGATTACTGAGGCGATCGCTCGTCGTCAAGTTCCCACTATCTATGTTTGCAACATTATGACCCAACCAGGGGAAACTCAAGGTTATACAGTATCCGACCATATCAAAGCTATCGATCGGGCTTGCGGTTCCCCCTTGTTTACCCACGTCTTGGTCCAGAAACAAGTGCCCACAGCTCAAGCGTTGATTCGCTATGCCCAAGATAACTCCCACCCCGTGTTTGTCGATCGCGAAGACATCCGCAAATTAGGTAGGGAAATCGTTTACGCTAACGTCATGGACGAAGACCAAAACACCGGTTACGTCCGCCACAACTCCCAGCTCCTGGCGCGAGTATTACTCCGTTGGTACAGTCGCCACCAAATGCGCGCTAGGAATTCCTCGATCGCTTAA
- the tsaE gene encoding tRNA (adenosine(37)-N6)-threonylcarbamoyltransferase complex ATPase subunit type 1 TsaE, translating to MTRCSTILLPDAAATHTLGFNLGQQLPAHSILLLEGDLGAGKTTLVQGIGAGLGITSNIVSPTFTIIIEYTEGRLPLYHFDLYRLSPSEVAQLQPETYWEGIEFPPGIVAIEWPDRLPYLPQHYLRLHLTYEQHQRQAQLIPIGNFAGLPSFISS from the coding sequence ATGACCAGGTGCAGCACAATTCTCCTACCCGACGCCGCCGCCACTCACACCCTTGGCTTTAACCTTGGCCAACAACTCCCAGCCCATAGTATTCTTCTCCTAGAAGGAGACTTGGGCGCTGGCAAAACTACTTTAGTCCAAGGTATTGGCGCCGGTTTAGGCATTACATCCAATATCGTTAGTCCCACATTTACTATTATTATCGAATATACCGAAGGCCGTCTCCCTCTCTATCATTTCGACTTATATCGTCTTAGTCCCTCAGAAGTCGCCCAACTTCAACCAGAAACCTATTGGGAAGGCATAGAATTTCCCCCTGGAATTGTGGCGATTGAATGGCCCGATCGGCTCCCCTACCTCCCCCAACATTACCTCCGCCTCCACCTCACCTACGAACAACACCAACGCCAAGCCCAACTCATCCCCATTGGCAACTTTGCCGGACTGCCCTCTTTCATAAGTTCTTAG
- a CDS encoding MlaD family protein, producing MRSRKVREGSVGLLILFGLGMLGFLIFWLRDIALGNKGYTIVAEFDNIAKLQIGGVVRYRGVQVGRVKAISPSTNGVEVELGITATNLVMPSEVIIEANQAGFIGEASIDIIPLKPVTSVANAPDPLDQDCNSDMILCDRDRLKGRIGVTFDELLRSTLQFSKSFGDPRFVAGLGQLMQNSTSAMAEIAQLSRQLNMLSVSIDKQLTPLTASATRSVTALEQSANRVNGTIDEFSATSTQIRNTVAQFSTITNQLQGTAKDVNALVVNLNQLVASNRSTLVGTLDNLNASSLELRGAVNNLKPAIASVQTGLQQVERSEILGNLETISSNLAQVSLDATRASTNLRDFSNSTNLLQLQQTLDSARTTFQNVEKITSDLDRLSGDPNFLNNLRELIDTLNQLLSTTENLEQQTALAQNLAILSAAISPEIEAIAPGPSVNPTPSALPSPNQKKSDGQTR from the coding sequence ATGCGATCGCGAAAAGTCAGAGAAGGCTCGGTTGGCTTGTTAATTCTCTTTGGTTTGGGGATGTTAGGGTTCCTGATTTTCTGGTTGCGAGACATCGCCCTGGGGAATAAGGGTTATACGATCGTCGCCGAATTCGACAACATCGCCAAATTGCAAATCGGTGGCGTCGTGCGCTATCGCGGGGTGCAGGTAGGCAGAGTCAAAGCCATCTCCCCCAGTACCAACGGCGTGGAAGTAGAGTTAGGCATTACGGCGACAAATTTAGTGATGCCCAGCGAAGTCATAATCGAGGCGAATCAGGCGGGATTTATCGGCGAAGCCTCCATCGATATTATTCCCCTCAAACCAGTTACGTCAGTGGCTAATGCCCCAGACCCCTTAGACCAGGACTGTAATTCCGATATGATTTTGTGCGATCGCGATCGACTCAAAGGCAGAATCGGAGTCACCTTTGACGAACTCCTCCGCTCCACCCTGCAATTTAGCAAAAGTTTTGGCGACCCTCGTTTTGTGGCTGGTCTGGGTCAGCTTATGCAAAATAGCACCTCAGCAATGGCAGAAATCGCCCAGCTATCTCGACAGCTAAATATGCTCAGCGTCTCCATTGATAAACAGCTTACACCCCTAACCGCATCGGCCACCAGGTCCGTGACCGCCCTGGAGCAATCCGCCAATCGGGTTAACGGTACGATCGACGAATTCAGCGCCACCAGCACCCAAATTAGGAATACTGTGGCGCAATTTAGCACCATTACCAACCAACTGCAGGGGACAGCCAAAGATGTGAATGCTTTGGTAGTCAACCTGAATCAATTGGTAGCGAGCAATCGCTCTACCCTTGTGGGAACTTTGGATAATTTGAATGCCAGCAGCTTAGAGTTACGTGGGGCCGTGAATAATCTCAAACCCGCGATCGCCAGCGTGCAAACCGGACTGCAGCAAGTAGAAAGATCAGAAATCCTCGGCAACCTAGAAACCATTAGTAGCAATCTTGCCCAAGTCTCTCTTGATGCTACCCGCGCTTCCACCAACCTGCGCGACTTTTCCAACTCCACCAATCTGCTCCAGCTCCAACAAACCCTAGATTCAGCCCGCACCACCTTTCAGAACGTCGAGAAAATCACCTCCGATTTAGACCGCCTCAGCGGCGACCCCAATTTTCTCAACAATCTCCGCGAACTGATTGATACCCTCAACCAGCTCCTTTCCACCACCGAAAACCTCGAGCAGCAAACCGCACTTGCCCAGAACTTAGCCATCCTCTCTGCAGCCATTAGCCCCGAAATCGAGGCAATTGCTCCCGGCCCTAGTGTCAACCCTACCCCTTCAGCTTTACCATCACCAAATCAGAAAAAGTCCGATGGGCAAACACGCTAA
- the avd gene encoding diversity-generating retroelement protein Avd, translating into MSELPIIQKTYDLVKWYVPILNRLPRNHKFTLGDRMIENLYELLEGMIVARYQREKLTQLEQLNIKLEILRFQTRLMFDFGLVQLDRYEYIFTLINEIGNELGGWIKQQKRQSENNSQKTSDLPSPLPLSIPLPPLKGGIKENKH; encoded by the coding sequence ATGAGCGAATTACCAATTATTCAGAAGACTTATGACCTGGTAAAATGGTATGTGCCGATTTTGAACCGCCTCCCGCGCAATCATAAGTTTACTTTGGGCGACAGAATGATAGAAAATCTCTATGAGTTGCTCGAAGGAATGATTGTGGCGCGATACCAGCGGGAAAAGCTGACTCAATTGGAGCAACTCAATATCAAGTTAGAAATTTTACGATTTCAAACTCGTTTAATGTTCGATTTCGGCTTGGTTCAACTAGATAGATATGAGTATATTTTTACCTTAATTAATGAAATTGGCAACGAATTGGGTGGTTGGATTAAACAGCAAAAACGGCAGTCAGAAAACAATAGTCAAAAAACAAGTGATTTGCCCTCACCCCTACCCCTCTCCATCCCCCTACCCCCTTTGAAAGGGGGAATAAAGGAGAATAAGCATTAA
- a CDS encoding ABC transporter ATP-binding protein gives MLEPLIELRGICKSFGSNKILDGVDLTIHLHQALSIIGPSGTGKSTILRIIAGLLEPDAGEVYVQGDRRERWVDDLADPIGIGMVFQNAALFDSLTVQENVGFFLYEHSDMSRSKIRELVEEKLEMVGLPGIGDRYPSELSGGMRKRVSFARAIMSNPDDPKSIPEVLLYDEPTAGLDPIASTVIEDLIRQLQASKGGCSTYIMVTHQDSTIRRTSDEVVFLYQGKVQWQGTIAEIDTTENQMVRQFFSGSVTGPIQVID, from the coding sequence GTGCTGGAGCCGTTGATAGAACTAAGGGGTATCTGCAAGTCTTTTGGCAGCAATAAGATTTTAGACGGAGTGGATTTAACGATTCATCTTCACCAGGCCCTGAGTATTATCGGCCCCTCGGGTACAGGCAAGTCAACGATTTTGCGAATCATCGCCGGGTTGCTGGAACCGGATGCGGGGGAGGTTTACGTCCAGGGAGACCGCCGGGAAAGATGGGTGGACGATTTGGCCGATCCGATCGGGATTGGTATGGTGTTTCAGAATGCGGCTTTGTTTGATTCCCTGACAGTCCAAGAAAATGTGGGGTTCTTCCTTTACGAGCATTCTGATATGTCTCGGTCTAAAATCCGGGAACTGGTGGAAGAAAAACTGGAAATGGTGGGTTTGCCCGGAATTGGCGATCGCTACCCCTCAGAACTGTCTGGGGGGATGCGCAAACGAGTTAGCTTTGCTCGTGCGATTATGTCTAACCCGGACGATCCCAAATCAATTCCGGAAGTTTTGCTCTACGATGAGCCCACGGCGGGGTTAGATCCCATTGCCTCCACGGTGATTGAAGATTTAATCCGGCAGTTACAGGCATCAAAAGGCGGTTGCAGCACTTATATTATGGTGACACACCAAGATAGCACCATTCGTCGCACTTCCGATGAGGTAGTGTTTCTTTACCAAGGGAAAGTGCAGTGGCAAGGAACAATTGCCGAAATTGATACCACAGAAAACCAGATGGTGCGCCAATTTTTCAGCGGTAGTGTCACCGGACCGATTCAGGTAATTGATTGA